One stretch of Eggerthella lenta DSM 2243 DNA includes these proteins:
- a CDS encoding FAD-dependent oxidoreductase: MTDIMKNGLSRRAFLGLGATAAVAAGAGLAGCSPAASAGDAKAGGDAAGSAAASAGETQYAWEAVPDPITDITSTVDTDILVIGAGLAGCACAAAAAEKGGKVTVVEKTSSWNGRGGGFGAINSHYMDELGIEVDKVNAKQHWIAQCASRANEDLIVKFFNSSEEASNWLLAKAEAVGGSAMVGAFYSHDDVYAEQPGYHMLMIPEEAGLTSTGFAGAELCYNDAVKDGAEFVFDSPAVQLVKDGTKVTGCICEGKDGYVQYNASKGVVLCTGDIGGDLEMCKAYAPICAEYGQPRSQYTPVGVNTGDGHKMGMWVGAQLQDLPLPTMMHPQAFCWFHGPFLFVNDNGERFMCEDTWVQGKSLAINRQPNGEAWSIFDANWKTDLVNGLPYGGGMFWDSFRPYGSDLELAPQYFETQIPEYIKAGNAYQADTLDELAKQIGCDAATFKATVERYNGMCEAGEDTDYYKKPVFLTPVKEGPFYALKVGPALLAVPGGLRTNNDFQCLDAEGAPIEGLYALGNVMGDICAVDYPINVAGNSHGRCITYGYLLGHELAGA, from the coding sequence ATGACCGACATCATGAAGAACGGGCTGTCCCGCCGTGCGTTCCTGGGCCTGGGCGCCACCGCGGCCGTCGCCGCCGGCGCGGGCCTGGCCGGCTGCTCGCCCGCGGCGAGCGCAGGCGACGCGAAGGCCGGCGGCGACGCGGCCGGAAGCGCGGCGGCGAGCGCGGGCGAGACGCAGTACGCGTGGGAGGCAGTTCCCGATCCCATCACCGACATCACGTCGACGGTGGACACCGACATCCTCGTCATCGGCGCCGGTTTGGCCGGCTGCGCGTGCGCCGCGGCGGCGGCCGAGAAGGGCGGCAAGGTGACCGTCGTCGAGAAGACGTCCAGCTGGAACGGCCGCGGCGGCGGCTTCGGCGCCATCAACTCGCACTACATGGACGAGCTGGGCATCGAGGTGGACAAGGTGAACGCCAAGCAGCACTGGATCGCCCAGTGCGCGAGCCGCGCGAACGAGGACCTCATCGTGAAGTTCTTCAACAGCTCCGAAGAGGCGTCCAACTGGCTGCTGGCCAAGGCCGAGGCCGTGGGCGGCTCCGCGATGGTGGGCGCGTTCTACAGCCACGACGACGTGTACGCCGAGCAGCCGGGTTACCACATGCTCATGATCCCCGAGGAGGCCGGCCTCACCTCGACGGGCTTCGCCGGCGCCGAGCTGTGCTACAACGACGCCGTGAAGGACGGCGCGGAATTCGTGTTCGATTCGCCGGCCGTGCAGCTGGTGAAGGACGGCACGAAGGTGACCGGCTGCATCTGCGAGGGCAAGGACGGCTACGTGCAGTACAATGCCAGCAAGGGCGTGGTGCTGTGCACGGGCGACATCGGCGGCGACCTCGAGATGTGCAAGGCGTACGCCCCCATCTGCGCCGAGTACGGCCAGCCGCGCAGCCAGTACACGCCCGTGGGCGTGAACACGGGCGACGGCCACAAGATGGGCATGTGGGTTGGCGCGCAGCTGCAGGACCTGCCGCTGCCCACGATGATGCACCCGCAGGCGTTCTGCTGGTTCCACGGCCCGTTCCTGTTCGTGAACGACAACGGCGAGCGCTTCATGTGCGAGGACACCTGGGTGCAGGGCAAGTCGCTGGCCATCAATCGCCAGCCGAACGGCGAGGCGTGGTCCATCTTCGACGCCAACTGGAAGACCGACCTCGTGAACGGCCTGCCCTACGGCGGCGGCATGTTCTGGGACTCGTTCCGCCCCTACGGCAGCGACCTGGAGCTGGCGCCCCAGTACTTCGAGACGCAGATTCCCGAGTATATCAAGGCCGGCAACGCCTATCAGGCCGACACGCTCGATGAGCTGGCGAAGCAGATCGGCTGCGACGCTGCCACGTTCAAGGCCACGGTGGAGCGCTACAACGGCATGTGCGAGGCGGGCGAGGACACCGATTACTACAAGAAGCCCGTGTTCCTGACGCCGGTGAAAGAGGGGCCGTTCTACGCGCTCAAGGTGGGTCCCGCGCTGCTCGCCGTGCCCGGCGGCCTGCGCACGAACAACGACTTCCAGTGCCTCGACGCCGAGGGCGCGCCCATCGAGGGCCTGTACGCGCTCGGCAACGTGATGGGCGACATCTGCGCCGTGGACTATCCCATCAACGTGGCCGGCAACAGCCACGGCCGCTGCATCACCTACGGCTACCTGTTGGGCCACGAGCTGGCCGGCGCGTAA
- a CDS encoding type II toxin-antitoxin system RelE/ParE family toxin — translation MIYDISFEDSFAEDVSNLALYEVQFTFSVDKAYDRLDAAVDEIEQALRTFPARNPEKPYGFTEALRRKPIDGKYAAFYRIDEGEGIVCVERILHSKADFNRIHFGN, via the coding sequence ATGATCTATGACATCTCGTTTGAAGATAGTTTTGCCGAAGACGTCTCGAATCTTGCACTCTACGAAGTGCAATTCACGTTTTCCGTCGACAAGGCATACGATCGACTTGACGCTGCCGTCGACGAAATCGAACAGGCTCTTCGCACCTTCCCCGCGCGCAATCCCGAAAAGCCGTACGGGTTCACCGAGGCGCTGCGCCGGAAGCCGATCGATGGAAAATATGCGGCTTTCTACCGGATCGACGAGGGCGAGGGCATCGTGTGTGTCGAGCGCATCCTCCACTCGAAAGCCGACTTCAACCGCATCCATTTCGGAAACTAG
- a CDS encoding prevent-host-death family protein — MSAPIIRSSTDIRRDYNSIEALAKETGKPIYLTKNGRASLVVMDAAAFDYDRYVGLLVDEAAVHRS; from the coding sequence ATGTCTGCACCCATCATCCGCTCCTCCACCGACATCCGTCGTGATTACAACAGCATCGAAGCGCTTGCAAAGGAAACGGGCAAGCCCATCTATCTGACGAAGAACGGCCGTGCATCGCTCGTAGTCATGGACGCGGCCGCGTTCGACTACGATCGCTACGTCGGCCTGCTCGTCGACGAGGCGGCCGTGCATCGCTCGTAG
- the rplM gene encoding 50S ribosomal protein L13 — translation MKTYYAKPNEVEREWVLIDAENQVLGRVAAKAAQILKGKHKPQYTPHVDTGDFVVIINADKIRVTGTKAQSKSYYRHSGFPGGLKSETFEEAMAKHPERVIEHAVKGMLPKNTLGRAMGKKLKVYTGAEHPHMAQQPREIKMEG, via the coding sequence GTGAAGACGTATTACGCGAAGCCCAACGAAGTTGAGCGCGAATGGGTCTTGATCGACGCTGAGAACCAGGTTCTCGGTCGCGTCGCTGCCAAGGCCGCTCAGATTCTCAAGGGCAAGCACAAGCCGCAGTACACGCCGCACGTCGACACCGGCGACTTCGTGGTCATCATCAACGCGGACAAGATCCGCGTGACGGGCACGAAGGCCCAGTCGAAGAGCTACTACCGCCACAGCGGTTTCCCCGGCGGGCTGAAGTCCGAGACCTTCGAAGAGGCCATGGCCAAGCATCCTGAGCGCGTCATCGAGCATGCCGTGAAGGGCATGCTGCCGAAGAACACGCTCGGTCGCGCCATGGGCAAGAAGCTCAAGGTGTACACCGGTGCGGAGCATCCGCACATGGCTCAGCAGCCTCGCGAGATCAAGATGGAGGGTTAA
- the rpsI gene encoding 30S ribosomal protein S9: MAGEALYYGTGRRKNAVARVRLVPGTGKVTINGRDALAYFGRQALVNYALTPFKVTDTTDHFDVIATLNGGGISGQAGALRHGISRALLAAGDYRGELKKAGYLTRDSRMVERKKYGLKKARKRPQFSKR; the protein is encoded by the coding sequence ATGGCAGGTGAAGCTTTGTACTACGGCACCGGCCGCCGCAAGAACGCCGTCGCTCGCGTGCGCCTCGTTCCCGGCACCGGCAAGGTTACGATCAACGGCCGCGACGCCCTTGCGTACTTCGGTCGCCAGGCGCTCGTGAACTACGCCTTGACCCCGTTCAAGGTGACGGACACGACGGATCATTTCGACGTCATCGCCACGCTCAACGGCGGCGGCATCTCGGGTCAGGCCGGCGCGCTGCGTCACGGCATCTCCCGTGCGCTGCTGGCTGCTGGCGACTACCGCGGCGAGCTCAAGAAGGCCGGCTACCTCACGCGCGACTCCCGTATGGTGGAGCGCAAGAAGTACGGTCTGAAGAAGGCCCGCAAGCGCCCGCAGTTCTCGAAGCGCTAG
- a CDS encoding GNAT family N-acetyltransferase, with product MATKATLTIRQARVDEFDQVMDFYTKMIDEMRDTDFDVCWEHGVHPSPAFLRASVDAGEAYVGLVDAGADGAGEDRAPLIASAMVLNGEGDAGYEHAPWRVTAEPDEVLVVHVLGTLPAYHGRGFARAMVEACIDVARAASKKAVRLDTFTTNVRAQNLYESCGFVNCGIYEGFYDFLGLSAVMYEHAL from the coding sequence ATGGCGACGAAGGCGACGTTGACGATCAGGCAGGCGCGGGTCGACGAGTTCGACCAGGTGATGGACTTCTACACGAAGATGATCGACGAGATGCGCGACACCGACTTCGACGTGTGCTGGGAGCACGGCGTGCACCCGTCGCCGGCGTTCCTGCGCGCCTCGGTGGATGCGGGCGAGGCGTACGTGGGCCTCGTGGACGCGGGCGCGGACGGTGCGGGCGAGGACCGCGCGCCGCTCATCGCGTCGGCCATGGTGCTGAACGGCGAAGGCGATGCCGGCTACGAGCACGCGCCCTGGCGCGTGACGGCCGAACCCGATGAGGTGCTGGTGGTGCACGTGCTGGGCACGCTGCCGGCCTACCACGGCCGCGGGTTCGCGCGCGCCATGGTGGAGGCCTGCATCGACGTCGCGCGCGCAGCCAGCAAGAAGGCCGTGCGCCTCGACACGTTCACCACCAACGTGCGCGCCCAGAACCTCTACGAATCGTGCGGCTTCGTGAACTGCGGCATCTACGAGGGGTTCTACGACTTCCTCGGCCTCTCCGCCGTCATGTACGAGCACGCCCTGTAG
- a CDS encoding winged helix-turn-helix transcriptional regulator → MDDLTSCSLSYVASILGGKWKPFIVWYLSMAPGKRARYSELRKSIPYDISHKMFSQHLSELEQVGIIERVVVEVKPLRVDYLLTEKGISFANVLYFIRDWGAAYGGFSAETLQRTKGTMGEGVLVYGSADDGSEQGAAERITWQFDPSTFDVRTGSREGDAREGDAPEA, encoded by the coding sequence ATGGACGATTTAACTTCATGCTCCCTTTCGTATGTCGCTTCGATATTGGGAGGCAAGTGGAAACCCTTTATCGTGTGGTATCTGAGCATGGCTCCCGGCAAGAGGGCGCGTTACAGCGAGTTGAGAAAAAGCATTCCGTACGACATATCGCACAAGATGTTCAGCCAGCACCTCAGCGAGCTCGAGCAGGTGGGGATCATCGAGCGCGTTGTCGTCGAGGTCAAGCCCCTGCGCGTCGACTATCTGCTCACGGAAAAGGGCATCAGCTTCGCGAACGTCCTGTACTTCATCCGCGATTGGGGCGCGGCGTACGGCGGCTTTTCTGCGGAGACGCTGCAGCGCACGAAGGGCACGATGGGCGAGGGCGTGCTGGTGTACGGCAGCGCCGACGACGGCTCCGAGCAGGGGGCTGCGGAGCGTATCACCTGGCAATTCGATCCTTCGACGTTCGACGTGCGCACCGGCTCGCGCGAAGGCGACGCACGCGAAGGCGACGCGCCCGAAGCGTAG
- a CDS encoding EthD domain-containing protein, whose product MISRINLLKRKEGLTAEEFAAYLTQAHGELLATMPFLKGCETNVVVDNEQRSPFDRGSTEIDGYTEMFFDSYGDMVRGMAALEEALATDYAQFAAPGIPALVAVKKVDTPVPAYLDDVKLIKRMSFLGRKDGVSAAVFQDEWWQMHSALVKTMTGYAGYNQNLVIDRIVDGESVPFEELPIEGVVEFWFENMKAFDECYGSPAFKRTGAHGTEFIDNITTYLVEAQPIAMA is encoded by the coding sequence ATGATTTCAAGAATCAACTTGCTCAAACGGAAAGAGGGACTGACTGCTGAGGAGTTCGCCGCGTATCTGACGCAGGCTCATGGGGAGCTTCTGGCCACGATGCCCTTCCTCAAAGGGTGCGAAACGAACGTGGTGGTGGACAACGAGCAGCGCTCGCCGTTCGACCGCGGCTCGACGGAAATCGACGGGTACACCGAGATGTTCTTCGACAGCTACGGCGACATGGTGCGCGGCATGGCCGCTCTCGAAGAGGCGCTTGCGACCGACTACGCCCAGTTCGCGGCTCCCGGCATCCCGGCTCTTGTGGCGGTGAAGAAGGTCGACACGCCGGTTCCCGCCTATCTGGACGACGTGAAGCTGATCAAGCGCATGTCGTTCCTCGGGCGAAAGGACGGCGTGAGCGCGGCGGTGTTCCAGGACGAGTGGTGGCAGATGCATTCCGCGCTGGTCAAGACTATGACGGGCTATGCGGGGTACAACCAGAACCTCGTCATCGACCGCATCGTGGACGGGGAATCGGTGCCGTTCGAAGAGCTGCCCATCGAGGGCGTGGTGGAATTCTGGTTCGAGAACATGAAGGCGTTCGACGAGTGCTACGGATCTCCGGCCTTCAAGCGCACGGGCGCGCACGGCACGGAGTTCATCGACAACATCACGACCTACTTGGTGGAGGCGCAGCCTATCGCGATGGCGTAG
- a CDS encoding MFS transporter produces the protein MVAATKKKTSLARAVFSGSLGNMLEWFDYGLYGYFAAIISADFFVADDPIVGLLLSFLVFGTGFLVRPIGGILIGAYADKHGRIKALTLTILCMGICTMLMGCLPTYSQVGLLAPILLTVLRLLQGLATGGEFGSSLTFISEYGTPNNRAFLCSWQPFSVGCGLLLGSTAGLLVTTLLPEAALYEWGWRVPFLCGILIAFYGVHMRKNVPDSPEFLKAKAEVKEEDHTPVKDLFLRYKKSIITVIGLLVGSSATYYILITYMPTYISQFMGTSFSSAFVVNTSVIAINLLLCPIVGLLIDKVGRRKCLIIGCLGFLILSYPVFYVLIQQTNALLMIGLLGVLIVFQTILAVAIVVVSAEVFPTKLRNSGIGFSYNIAAAVFGGLAPLAATALIAATGDRLSITYLMIGSVLITLLTTIFLLKGYYVKGKNASS, from the coding sequence ATGGTGGCAGCTACAAAGAAAAAAACTTCGTTAGCCAGGGCGGTGTTCTCGGGGAGCCTTGGGAATATGCTGGAATGGTTCGACTACGGGTTGTACGGGTACTTCGCAGCGATCATTTCCGCAGATTTCTTCGTTGCCGACGACCCGATCGTCGGGCTCTTGCTCAGCTTCCTGGTCTTCGGAACGGGCTTTCTCGTACGCCCCATCGGCGGTATTCTGATCGGCGCGTACGCCGACAAGCACGGAAGAATCAAGGCTTTGACGTTGACGATCCTGTGCATGGGCATCTGCACCATGCTCATGGGATGCTTGCCAACGTATTCCCAGGTGGGACTTTTGGCACCCATCCTGCTGACGGTGCTGCGCCTGCTGCAGGGCCTGGCAACGGGCGGCGAGTTCGGCTCTTCGCTGACGTTCATCTCGGAGTACGGAACGCCGAACAACAGGGCCTTCCTGTGCAGCTGGCAGCCGTTCAGCGTCGGTTGCGGCCTGCTCCTGGGGTCCACCGCGGGGCTGCTCGTCACCACGCTTCTGCCTGAAGCGGCGCTGTACGAGTGGGGATGGCGCGTGCCGTTCCTCTGCGGAATCCTGATCGCCTTCTACGGCGTGCACATGCGCAAGAACGTCCCCGATTCCCCTGAGTTCCTGAAGGCGAAGGCGGAAGTGAAGGAAGAGGACCATACGCCGGTCAAAGACCTGTTCCTGCGCTACAAGAAGTCCATCATCACGGTGATCGGGCTGCTCGTCGGCTCCAGCGCGACCTACTACATCCTGATCACCTATATGCCGACGTACATCTCGCAGTTCATGGGGACGTCGTTCTCGAGCGCGTTCGTCGTCAATACGTCGGTCATCGCGATCAACTTGCTGCTCTGTCCCATCGTGGGCCTGCTCATCGACAAGGTGGGAAGGCGGAAATGCCTGATCATCGGCTGTCTCGGGTTCCTTATCCTGTCTTATCCGGTGTTCTACGTGCTGATCCAGCAGACCAACGCTCTCTTGATGATCGGCTTGCTGGGAGTGCTGATCGTGTTCCAGACGATTCTCGCCGTCGCCATCGTGGTGGTTTCGGCCGAGGTGTTCCCCACCAAGCTCCGCAACAGCGGCATCGGCTTCTCCTACAATATCGCGGCGGCGGTCTTCGGCGGCTTGGCGCCCCTTGCGGCAACGGCGCTCATCGCGGCCACGGGCGATCGCCTGTCCATCACCTACTTGATGATAGGTTCCGTCCTCATAACGCTCTTGACCACGATCTTCCTTTTGAAGGGGTATTACGTCAAGGGAAAGAACGCGTCGAGCTAG
- a CDS encoding C4-dicarboxylate ABC transporter, translated as MANVLLGSPLIDDLNLVLMAVVIVLSFAASTGSARTIGALLFSLSIALLVYSQAPLDIWKQALRENAYLIVMFIMVPLLGIPVQHGGYSESLRGMFARYASTGSRYYALVSIMSAFVGVLISIAAVPLTYEMSRASRHSDDKKLLSSALSRGFVTCMIWAPTSATIALVVQLTGIDWVDFFPCALACALVAGTVGFLMTLAREKTADAPSGRVEEPVGAFDARKVVELGAGALLLIASIATVSQLGGLSIIIVVAMASLVCPVVWMAIVKRLPTYVKEFKGDYFNNKLPQVKNQILLFAGAGFLAQSIGYSHVGDAMAEVLLQLTGQNVLLLTIAIIAVTLATSAAGIHPIAVVAVVGGAISASECGVTPVYLALVLSISWAMGNALSPASANVIAVSDMVGQSPIKVGLRWNGPYVLVTTTVLICVLTLSRAVGLL; from the coding sequence ATGGCGAACGTGCTCCTCGGATCGCCGCTGATCGACGATCTCAACCTGGTTTTGATGGCCGTTGTGATCGTCCTGAGCTTCGCGGCATCAACCGGGTCGGCAAGGACGATCGGAGCTCTGCTGTTCTCCTTGAGCATCGCTTTGCTGGTCTACTCGCAGGCGCCGCTCGATATCTGGAAGCAGGCGTTGCGGGAGAACGCGTACCTCATCGTCATGTTCATCATGGTGCCGCTGCTGGGGATTCCCGTGCAACATGGAGGATACAGCGAGTCGTTGCGCGGGATGTTCGCTCGTTACGCGAGCACCGGCAGCCGGTATTATGCGCTGGTGAGCATCATGTCCGCGTTCGTCGGCGTGCTGATCAGCATTGCGGCAGTTCCGCTGACCTACGAGATGTCCCGAGCGAGCCGCCACAGCGACGACAAAAAGCTTCTCAGCTCGGCGCTCAGCCGGGGGTTCGTCACCTGCATGATATGGGCGCCGACCTCGGCGACCATCGCCCTGGTCGTTCAGCTGACGGGCATCGATTGGGTGGACTTCTTTCCCTGCGCCCTTGCGTGCGCGCTCGTGGCGGGCACCGTCGGCTTCCTGATGACCCTCGCGAGGGAAAAGACGGCCGATGCCCCTTCCGGCAGGGTGGAAGAGCCCGTCGGCGCTTTCGATGCGAGGAAAGTCGTCGAGCTGGGCGCAGGCGCTTTGCTGCTGATCGCTTCCATTGCGACGGTGTCCCAGCTGGGCGGGCTTTCGATCATCATCGTCGTCGCCATGGCGTCGCTGGTTTGCCCCGTCGTGTGGATGGCGATCGTCAAGCGATTGCCGACGTACGTGAAGGAGTTCAAGGGTGACTATTTCAACAACAAGCTTCCGCAGGTCAAGAATCAGATACTGCTGTTCGCCGGAGCCGGGTTCCTCGCGCAGAGCATCGGCTACTCTCACGTGGGCGATGCCATGGCCGAGGTTCTCTTGCAGCTCACCGGGCAAAACGTGCTGTTGCTCACCATAGCGATAATCGCCGTCACCCTGGCGACCTCGGCCGCCGGCATCCACCCCATCGCGGTCGTCGCCGTGGTGGGAGGGGCAATCAGCGCTTCGGAGTGCGGCGTTACGCCCGTCTACCTGGCTCTCGTCTTGTCGATCAGCTGGGCCATGGGAAACGCGCTCAGCCCCGCATCGGCGAACGTCATAGCCGTTTCCGATATGGTCGGGCAGTCGCCAATCAAGGTTGGCTTGCGGTGGAACGGGCCTTACGTGCTGGTGACGACGACCGTGCTGATCTGCGTTCTCACGCTTTCGAGGGCGGTGGGACTGCTGTAG
- a CDS encoding EthD family reductase, with product MISRCGLMQKKDGMGMEEFKDYWLNVHGPIASKMANLRKYDQHVVVDAEHRHAIGRGSVVIDGYSELQFDSYGDMVEGVESLHGEGANDVPMFANPHCQILVLAKREVIRIPEYLRGRKLIKRVSFLGRADGVTSEQFVKEWWNVHDRLVQTVPGCVGYNQDLVIDRIDGGVSVPYEELPVEGVVEMWFETKEAFDEYYASPEFARASAHSSEFIGAINTYLTETYPVALPSA from the coding sequence ATGATCAGCAGATGTGGATTGATGCAGAAAAAAGACGGAATGGGCATGGAAGAGTTCAAGGACTACTGGCTGAACGTCCATGGTCCCATCGCAAGCAAGATGGCGAATCTGCGCAAGTACGACCAGCACGTCGTAGTCGATGCCGAGCATCGCCATGCTATCGGACGGGGTTCGGTGGTTATCGACGGGTATTCCGAGCTGCAATTCGACAGTTACGGCGACATGGTCGAGGGCGTGGAGTCGCTGCACGGCGAAGGAGCGAACGATGTCCCGATGTTCGCCAACCCCCATTGCCAAATTCTCGTGCTGGCCAAGCGCGAAGTCATTCGGATCCCGGAGTACCTGCGCGGCAGGAAGCTCATCAAGCGCGTGTCGTTTCTCGGTCGCGCCGACGGCGTTACTTCCGAGCAATTCGTCAAAGAATGGTGGAACGTGCACGACCGCTTGGTGCAGACCGTTCCCGGGTGCGTGGGGTACAACCAGGATCTCGTCATCGACCGCATCGACGGCGGCGTATCCGTTCCGTACGAGGAGCTTCCTGTAGAAGGCGTCGTGGAGATGTGGTTCGAAACGAAAGAAGCGTTCGACGAGTACTACGCTTCCCCCGAATTCGCGCGCGCCTCTGCGCACAGCTCGGAGTTCATCGGGGCGATCAACACCTACCTGACCGAAACCTATCCGGTTGCCTTGCCGTCTGCATAG
- a CDS encoding FAD-dependent oxidoreductase, protein MKAYEKLLEPITIGTHQWRNRMVKAPSSAMSWDPGQFCNERIIGLYDAISKGGASAIILGGMICDDPATLIDDADGGVYTVETYPLGGLYDDKFIPGLSQLADAVHGNGCELIAQIFQNGAAIKTKGGAWCSSTLTADELPSPEPYCNPTRGLSLEEIEAFKDRYFAAAERAKKAGLDGIEVHAANGYFLLSFVSRVWNHRDDQYGCQSVENRTRLVCEIIRGVKERCGEDFIVGVRTNGQEYGHPDAITIEEGVEIAKFYDAAGADYISVTGYGYGPVPMQFALDYWMYPSPDEDMKQFLDRLDGEGLSIPPAAAIKQAVSAPVFGVGFATPEKAEAALEKGEIDLAMFARALWADPDMPNKIAEGAPEDIRRCNHCATCDELRMNETPHRRCRVNPAFLREREMAVVPAETKKKVLVVGAGAAGLEAARVAAERGHEVTLCEKESVLALELNLATMVKGTVCENVPALIDWLTSQAKKTPGLTIKTKTTVTPDFVRAMKPDAVIVATGGVYGAPDVPGIDLGIVSTVPQLTRLAEKPLKLFGANAINKLSQIALPGIGKNCVVLGAQIEGVQGAIFLRKRGKNVTVLEDLDTVGEGLPPRYKSRSLKWLRENDVETITGVEYRSIDKRGITYVKDGEERYLKADSILVFKSPGSGLSLYDQLKDLAPEVYPIGACQGPGSTLMVDAVGQGRAVALKL, encoded by the coding sequence ATGAAAGCTTACGAGAAGTTGCTAGAGCCGATAACCATCGGTACCCACCAGTGGAGAAATCGCATGGTCAAAGCGCCGTCGTCCGCGATGTCGTGGGATCCGGGCCAGTTCTGCAACGAGAGGATCATCGGCCTGTACGATGCGATTTCCAAGGGCGGCGCTTCGGCGATCATCTTGGGCGGCATGATCTGCGACGATCCTGCCACCTTGATCGACGATGCCGACGGCGGCGTGTACACCGTGGAAACCTACCCGCTGGGCGGTTTGTACGATGACAAGTTCATTCCCGGCCTTTCTCAATTGGCCGACGCCGTGCACGGGAACGGATGCGAGCTCATCGCCCAGATATTCCAGAACGGTGCCGCCATCAAGACCAAGGGCGGAGCCTGGTGCTCTTCCACGTTGACCGCAGACGAGCTCCCGAGCCCCGAACCGTACTGCAACCCTACGCGCGGCCTTTCGCTCGAAGAGATCGAGGCGTTCAAAGATCGCTACTTCGCAGCGGCCGAGCGCGCCAAGAAGGCCGGTCTCGACGGCATCGAGGTGCACGCGGCGAACGGCTACTTCCTGCTGAGCTTCGTGTCGCGCGTATGGAACCATCGCGACGATCAGTACGGTTGCCAGTCCGTCGAGAACCGCACGCGTTTGGTATGCGAGATCATCCGCGGCGTGAAGGAGCGGTGCGGCGAGGACTTCATCGTGGGCGTTCGCACGAATGGCCAGGAATACGGGCATCCCGATGCCATCACCATCGAAGAGGGCGTGGAGATCGCGAAGTTCTACGATGCTGCCGGAGCCGACTACATCAGCGTGACGGGTTACGGCTACGGTCCGGTTCCCATGCAGTTCGCTCTGGACTACTGGATGTACCCGTCTCCCGACGAGGATATGAAGCAGTTCCTCGATCGTCTGGACGGCGAAGGCCTCTCCATTCCCCCCGCTGCCGCCATCAAGCAGGCCGTGTCGGCTCCGGTGTTCGGCGTCGGCTTCGCAACGCCTGAAAAGGCCGAGGCGGCGCTTGAGAAGGGCGAGATCGACCTGGCGATGTTCGCACGCGCTCTGTGGGCCGACCCCGACATGCCCAACAAGATCGCGGAAGGGGCACCCGAGGACATTCGCCGTTGCAACCATTGCGCAACGTGCGACGAGCTGCGCATGAACGAGACGCCGCACCGCCGTTGCCGCGTGAACCCGGCGTTCCTGCGCGAGCGGGAAATGGCCGTCGTGCCTGCGGAGACTAAGAAGAAGGTGCTGGTGGTAGGCGCTGGCGCCGCGGGTCTCGAGGCTGCCCGCGTCGCCGCCGAGCGCGGCCATGAAGTCACGCTGTGCGAGAAGGAATCCGTCCTGGCCCTCGAGCTCAACCTGGCCACCATGGTGAAGGGCACGGTGTGCGAGAACGTCCCTGCGCTCATCGATTGGCTGACGTCTCAGGCCAAGAAGACGCCGGGGCTTACCATCAAGACCAAAACGACGGTGACGCCCGATTTCGTGCGCGCCATGAAGCCCGATGCGGTCATCGTCGCGACGGGAGGCGTGTACGGCGCGCCCGACGTTCCGGGCATCGACTTGGGTATCGTCTCCACGGTTCCCCAGCTCACCCGCTTGGCCGAAAAGCCGCTCAAGCTCTTCGGCGCAAACGCCATCAACAAGCTCTCCCAGATCGCCCTGCCGGGCATCGGCAAGAACTGCGTCGTCCTCGGAGCTCAGATCGAAGGCGTGCAAGGCGCGATCTTCCTGCGCAAACGCGGAAAAAACGTCACGGTGCTCGAAGATTTGGACACGGTGGGAGAGGGGTTGCCGCCGCGGTACAAGAGCAGGTCGCTTAAGTGGCTGCGGGAAAACGACGTGGAGACGATCACCGGCGTCGAGTACCGCTCGATCGACAAGCGCGGCATCACGTACGTCAAGGACGGCGAAGAGCGCTATCTCAAGGCTGACAGCATCCTGGTGTTCAAGTCTCCCGGTTCCGGCCTGAGCTTGTACGACCAGCTGAAAGACCTGGCCCCCGAGGTGTATCCCATCGGCGCATGCCAGGGACCCGGATCCACGCTCATGGTCGACGCGGTGGGCCAGGGCCGAGCCGTCGCCCTGAAGCTGTAA